A segment of the Methanofollis fontis genome:
AGGACGCCTCCTGAAAGGGGAGACGGTCCGCTGTTCCGGCCACCACATGCTCCATACCGTTTGCAAGGCGCGCTGCCCGCACCATCTCAGGGGAGAGGTCCAGGCCGACCGCCCGTCCCCCTTCCGCCATATAATGTGCCATAAACAGCCCGGTCCCGCAGCCAAGGTCGAGCAGGTCGCCCCCCTTCGGCAGGCACCGCATCACGTGGTCCCTGATATGGCCGTGGTAGCGGTCGCCGACCTCCCCGCCGTACCGGCGGTCATAGATCTCCGCCACCCCGTCGTAGTGCTCCCGCACCTTCTCCCGCTCTCCCCTCAGGAGAACACCTCCCTGTTGATCCGGGCAAGCAGGGCGTTGATCTGGATATACTCGTTGCTGCCGCGCCGGATCACCTGATCGGCATCGGCAAGTGCGACGGCGATCCGGGGGTCATTGTAGAGGCGCTCGGCACCCCTCGCCAGCTCCCGGACCACCTCGGTCCCGGTCAGGCCGTAATCGATGATCAGGGACTCGGCCCTGCTCTTTGCCCCGGAGAGGTCGCCGTTCATCAATGCCTCGATCACCGATGCCGCGATCGTCCCGGTCTCGGTGGACGCTGTCTCGGAGAGGTCCACCGGCCCTTCGGATTCGGCAACCACCTGGAGGAGGATCGTCGCCCGCCGGAGGTCGCCTCCGGCCAGGGGCACGATCAGGTCCAGGTCGTCTGCCGAGACCTTACCTGCCGGCACCCGCTCCGCCGCCAGGATCTCGCCGAGACGGCGCCGGACGATACCGTCCTCCAGCGGCACAAAGGTGAGGGGGAGGCAGCGCGAGGCGATTGCCGGTATGATCGCACTCCCGTTCGTGGTCAGGAAGACAAAGCGGCAGGTGCCAGAGTAGCGCTCCATGATCCGGCGCAGACCCTGCTGAGCCTCGCGGCTGAGCGCCGAGGCCCCCTCGAAGACCATCAGCCTGAAATCGGTGTCCAGGGGGCGGATGGCGGCGTGCCACCGCACGATATTCTTGAAGTTCGAGAGAAAACTCTCGTCTTTCCTGTAGATGTGGGCGAACCGCTCCTCGGCCTCGAGATACCGCTTCCCCCCCTCGAAGAGGTCGGCCGCCGGCAGGACAGTGGTGTTCTCCTGCCAGTGCGCCCTGTAGAGGGTGCGGGCGAGGGCGCCGACGGCGGCGCTCTTCCCGGTCCCGGTCGGACCGACGATCAGCAGGTGCGGGACGTTCCCGCTCGCTGCAAACGAGGCCAGCGTCCGGACCGCCTCCTCCTGCCCCAGGATACCGGTGAAGTCCGCCGGCCGGTACTTCTCACTCCAGAGCATGCTCCACCTCCTGGAGCCTCCGGACGATCGAATCGATCGCCTGGTGCAGATACACCGATCCGTCCACTGAGGCGGCCAGCGCCTCTGCCTCCGCCGGCGTGAGGCTGGCGCATGCCGCCGTGATCGCCGGCAGCGCCCGCCGCACCTCGTCTATAATCGGCAGGGTGGCCGTTTGC
Coding sequences within it:
- a CDS encoding replication factor C small subunit, coding for MLWSEKYRPADFTGILGQEEAVRTLASFAASGNVPHLLIVGPTGTGKSAAVGALARTLYRAHWQENTTVLPAADLFEGGKRYLEAEERFAHIYRKDESFLSNFKNIVRWHAAIRPLDTDFRLMVFEGASALSREAQQGLRRIMERYSGTCRFVFLTTNGSAIIPAIASRCLPLTFVPLEDGIVRRRLGEILAAERVPAGKVSADDLDLIVPLAGGDLRRATILLQVVAESEGPVDLSETASTETGTIAASVIEALMNGDLSGAKSRAESLIIDYGLTGTEVVRELARGAERLYNDPRIAVALADADQVIRRGSNEYIQINALLARINREVFS